From a single Ascaphus truei isolate aAscTru1 chromosome 2, aAscTru1.hap1, whole genome shotgun sequence genomic region:
- the LOC142488269 gene encoding uncharacterized protein LOC142488269 — MSLFLADYTLVWISNKGMVAPGGHVSPEREQVSSPGSCSSTHLEEHDDEDDDDDATAIDTEIQSSEHEEVPIETVLPPNRPSTTTYDAIVASEGKIVEAENRRHSDLMTVLERMIALQEETISQLAHLHRVFIEVPKQLQKINTSFEALVVQQTQANYLRMTTVPHLNFNTSQAGSLHAGNFSPHASELHSPGPNVTAQVADIAVQVPDDILPLPSVQNQELTPTKEATKNKTPQAVTTDQFLGTNKKRHT; from the exons ATGAGTCTGTTTTTAGCAGACTATACCTTGGTGTGGATCTCAAATAAAGGGatgg ttgcccctggaggacatgtgtcacctgagagggaacaagtgtcttcacctgggtcatgcagctcaacacacctagaag aacatgatgatgaagatgatgatgatgatgccaccgccatagacacagaaatacaatcaagtgagcatgaagaggttccaattgaaacagttttaccgccaaatcgtccatcaactaccacatacgatgcaattgtagcttctgagggaaaaattgtggaagcagaaaatcgacgccattctgatctgatgacagtgctggaaaggatgattgcactgcaggaagaaacgatatcacaattggcacatctccacagagtcttcattgaagtgcctaaacagttgcaaaaaatcaacacctcattcgaagcattagttgttcagcaaacccaagcaaattacttgagaatgactactgtaccacatttaaacttcaacacctcacaggcaggatctttacatgctggtaatttttcaccacatgcatctgagcttcattccccaggtccgaatgttaccgctcaagtagcagacattgctgtgcaggttcctgacgacatcctaccgctgccatctgtacaaaatcaggagctgacacctacaaaggaggcgacaaaaaacaaaacaccacaagcagttactactgaccagtttttgggcacaaacaaaaaaagacacacatga